The proteins below are encoded in one region of Methanosarcina barkeri 3:
- a CDS encoding HD domain-containing protein, with translation MKVVLDPVHGYIELDDLVQDLLSTPQMQRLRRVRQLGFSNLVYPGANHSRFEHSLGTMHLASMLTRSLDSIEEDKKTEIKAAALLHDVGHGPFSHVTENVIDKYTRRRHEDVKGILGKEEIREILNKYGISPGNLVKHIKGETSLGQILSSEIDVDRMDYLVRDAHYTGVAFGVVDYNRLIQQMNFYEDRLVVEYGGLKAAESLLVSRLWMNTSVYYHHVTRISEAMCSRSVEYMIENNELDPFRLRYMDDIDLVASMRNATGYAGELARMLDARKLYKRALYVGLADVGKAVLRHRDRIRRVEKEIAELAGVDSKYVLVDIPKTPEMLEMQAMIKTDHKMIPLNEASHFVSILQEAQMDNWRMGVYSPKEYCEVVGKAARDYFDIKKLLKQFKLSDL, from the coding sequence ATGAAGGTTGTCCTTGATCCCGTACATGGTTACATCGAGCTGGATGATTTAGTTCAGGATCTTCTTTCTACCCCCCAGATGCAGCGCCTGAGAAGGGTAAGACAGCTTGGGTTCTCAAACCTTGTCTACCCCGGAGCAAATCATTCGCGTTTTGAACACTCGCTTGGAACAATGCATCTTGCCTCCATGCTAACCAGAAGTCTGGACTCGATTGAAGAGGATAAGAAAACCGAAATAAAAGCTGCTGCTCTTCTACACGATGTAGGGCATGGACCTTTTTCTCACGTTACTGAAAATGTAATTGACAAATATACGCGGCGCAGGCATGAGGATGTAAAGGGAATCCTGGGAAAAGAAGAGATTAGAGAAATCCTGAATAAATATGGAATTTCTCCTGGAAACCTCGTAAAACACATAAAAGGGGAAACTTCTCTAGGGCAGATCCTTAGCAGTGAGATTGACGTGGACCGAATGGACTATCTTGTTCGGGATGCTCATTACACAGGTGTAGCCTTTGGTGTTGTAGATTACAATCGTTTGATACAACAGATGAATTTTTATGAGGATAGGCTCGTTGTAGAGTACGGTGGGTTAAAGGCTGCCGAGTCGCTTCTTGTATCACGTTTATGGATGAACACATCGGTTTACTATCATCACGTAACCAGGATTTCGGAAGCTATGTGTTCCAGATCAGTGGAGTATATGATTGAGAATAACGAACTTGATCCTTTCAGGCTGAGGTATATGGACGATATAGACCTTGTTGCATCCATGAGAAACGCAACCGGATATGCAGGAGAACTTGCAAGGATGCTGGATGCCCGTAAACTCTATAAACGCGCCTTATATGTAGGCCTGGCAGATGTAGGAAAAGCTGTACTGAGGCACCGGGACCGTATCAGGAGAGTTGAAAAAGAAATTGCAGAACTAGCTGGTGTTGATTCTAAGTATGTGCTTGTTGACATTCCTAAGACACCCGAAATGCTGGAAATGCAGGCCATGATAAAAACTGACCATAAAATGATTCCTCTTAACGAAGCTTCCCATTTTGTATCCATCTTGCAGGAAGCACAAATGGATAACTGGAGAATGGGAGTATATAGCCCGAAAGAGTACTGCGAAGTCGTGGGAAAAGCCGCCAGAGACTATTTTGACATCAAAAAACTTCTTAAACAGTTTAAATTGAGTGATCTCTAA
- the cofD gene encoding 2-phospho-L-lactate transferase: protein MIIFSGGTGTPKLLDGLKEILPAEEMTVVVNTAEDLWVSGNLICPDLDTVIYLFSDQIDRKRWWGIKDDTFLTYERMQELGITESMKLGDCDRATHIIRSNFIRNGISLTDATLELASIFGIDAKILPMSDDPVSTYIETPETILHFQDFWIEKHGEPEVLGVDITGVSEASISPKVLEALENDDKVLIGPSNPITSIGPIISLPGMKGLLQKKKVVAVSPIIGNAPVSGPAGKLMQACGLEVSSMGVAEYYQDFLDVFVFDERDQADEFAFEKLGCHASRADTLMTSTEKSKELAELVVGLFDTIVCP, encoded by the coding sequence ATGATTATATTTTCAGGCGGTACCGGAACTCCAAAGCTCCTTGACGGACTCAAGGAAATCCTCCCAGCAGAGGAAATGACTGTTGTTGTAAACACTGCCGAAGACCTATGGGTTTCGGGGAATCTGATTTGTCCTGACCTGGACACAGTAATCTACCTGTTCTCAGACCAGATCGACCGAAAAAGATGGTGGGGCATAAAAGACGACACTTTTCTGACTTATGAACGCATGCAGGAACTGGGCATCACCGAAAGCATGAAGCTTGGGGACTGTGACAGAGCAACCCATATAATTCGCTCGAACTTTATCCGGAATGGAATCTCTCTTACAGATGCGACCTTAGAGCTTGCGTCCATTTTCGGAATTGATGCAAAGATTTTACCTATGTCTGACGATCCAGTTTCCACTTATATAGAAACTCCTGAGACCATCCTTCATTTCCAGGATTTCTGGATAGAGAAACACGGAGAACCTGAGGTGCTGGGTGTTGACATAACTGGGGTTTCCGAAGCTTCAATCTCTCCAAAGGTGCTAGAAGCCCTTGAAAACGACGACAAGGTGCTTATAGGGCCAAGTAACCCGATTACGAGTATAGGACCTATCATTTCCCTACCGGGCATGAAAGGTTTGCTACAAAAGAAAAAGGTCGTTGCAGTCAGTCCGATAATTGGCAATGCTCCTGTAAGCGGTCCTGCCGGGAAACTCATGCAGGCCTGCGGGCTTGAAGTCTCTTCAATGGGAGTTGCGGAATATTATCAGGACTTCCTTGACGTTTTTGTCTTCGATGAGCGGGATCAAGCGGACGAATTCGCGTTTGAGAAGCTTGGATGTCATGCTTCC